The DNA sequence AGCCTTATTTCGACGAGCCGTTCGTATTCGTATTGAAATGCGACTTCGAGTCCAAAATAGCCCGCATTTCCGATGAGAACAGTCTCATCTCCCACGTGGACAGAGCTATCAGCGCCCGCAACCTGAAATGGATCCTGTATCCCCATATGCCGGAAGAAGGAATGCTGGAGGAAGGCGAACTGAAAATTCACCAGGCCTCGCATGCCCGATACTTTGAAGATTTCCTGCGGTTTGTCACTTACGAGAAGCCGATTCCTGAAGTAGTGAGCGACCACGTGTTGGATATGGTGCATCATTATATGGAGGACAAGTGGCAAGGACACGAGCCGGATCACGAAGGCCGGCAGCAGGAAGAGCAGAGTCTGGAGTTCTGGGCGGCAGGGGAGAAGCGCGAGCTGCAGGAGAAGTGGCAGCATGAGCAGGTCATGGAGGCGGCTGCCCGACTCATCGAGGTAAAGCCCGAGCTGGACATGAAGTTCAAGCTGGATGGCGTCACGGTGCGCGGCAAGTTGACCGATTACGGCAGCCGCATTCATCTGGGCCGCATGAATGGCAAGTATGTCGTGCTGATCGAAGGGGAGTCCTTTGAATTTGAAAAAGGGATCTCCCCGATTGAGCTGCTGCATCCCGATGAGTTAGAGGCAGTATTGGAACGAATGCGGAACAATGCCGCCAGGGCGGCTGCTGAAGCGGCGCATGAGGGCGAAGTCGCAGCGGCCGCCGCCCAAGAAACTCATATTGAATCAGCAGCTGGCGAACCTGCAAACGCCGGGAACAGCACGGGCTACGCCGACGACGATGCTCCGCCCTGGGACTAAGGTAATCTGCAGGGCTGATTGTTATGGAGGAGAACGAAGATGATGAATGAAACGATATCCGGAAACAAGGCGCTGCCTGTTCAGCCGGAAAATCGTCTAATGGAGCTGGATGTGCTTAGGGGCTTTGCCATGTTTGGCATTCTGCTGGCCAATATGCTCTTTTTCAGCTTTCCGTAC is a window from the Xylanibacillus composti genome containing:
- a CDS encoding DUF3900 domain-containing protein translates to MDLSVQYLSFFVIQTEGFDQDSSKTYKHYKTLNRDQYEDSELKEFLDGEFVRIVKRKAELHPSSDNVPTKIGRFIVEPGHEWTSNPNYNLFQRLRMAYSLEAFAEAADELVRMYMDTAAVRGGALIAASVKLQPYFDEPFVFVLKCDFESKIARISDENSLISHVDRAISARNLKWILYPHMPEEGMLEEGELKIHQASHARYFEDFLRFVTYEKPIPEVVSDHVLDMVHHYMEDKWQGHEPDHEGRQQEEQSLEFWAAGEKRELQEKWQHEQVMEAAARLIEVKPELDMKFKLDGVTVRGKLTDYGSRIHLGRMNGKYVVLIEGESFEFEKGISPIELLHPDELEAVLERMRNNAARAAAEAAHEGEVAAAAAQETHIESAAGEPANAGNSTGYADDDAPPWD